A DNA window from Actinokineospora baliensis contains the following coding sequences:
- a CDS encoding acetyl-CoA C-acetyltransferase: MREAVICEPLRTPVGRFGGVFTGVGVTTLAATVITELLRRTGVDPALVEDVVFGQCHPNGDAPALGRVAALDAGLPISVPGTQVDRRCGSGLQAVVDAAMRVQTGANDVVIAGGAENMSQVEFYSTAMRWGVKGTGVELHDRLARARVTAGGVNHPVPGGMVETAENLRRDYGISRQEQDELSLRSHQRAVAAIAAGHFDAELVPVGEVTRDEHPRADANIESLGKLKPIMRHQDPEATVTAGNASGQNDGAAACLVTTPELAADLGLRPFARLVSWSVSGVEPARMGLGPVPATARALERAGLTLADIDLIELNEAFAAQVIAVTREWGFKDTDWDRTNVSGSGISLGHPLGATGGRVLATLLHGLRRVDGRYGLETMCIGGGQGLAAVFERL; the protein is encoded by the coding sequence ATGCGCGAGGCCGTGATCTGCGAGCCGCTCCGCACCCCGGTCGGCCGCTTCGGCGGGGTGTTCACCGGGGTCGGTGTCACCACCCTCGCCGCGACGGTGATCACCGAGCTCCTCCGGCGCACCGGTGTCGACCCGGCGCTGGTCGAGGACGTCGTGTTCGGCCAGTGCCACCCCAACGGCGACGCCCCGGCGCTGGGCCGGGTCGCCGCGCTCGACGCGGGCCTGCCGATCTCCGTGCCCGGCACCCAGGTCGACCGCCGCTGCGGGTCGGGCCTGCAGGCGGTCGTCGACGCCGCGATGCGCGTGCAGACCGGCGCCAACGACGTCGTCATCGCGGGCGGCGCGGAGAACATGAGCCAGGTCGAGTTCTACTCCACGGCCATGCGGTGGGGGGTCAAGGGCACCGGGGTGGAGCTGCACGACCGCCTTGCGCGCGCGAGGGTGACCGCGGGCGGGGTCAACCACCCCGTGCCCGGCGGCATGGTCGAGACCGCCGAGAACCTCCGCCGCGACTACGGCATCAGCCGCCAAGAGCAGGACGAGCTGTCCCTGCGCTCGCACCAGCGGGCGGTCGCGGCCATCGCCGCGGGCCACTTCGACGCCGAACTCGTCCCGGTCGGCGAGGTCACCCGCGACGAACACCCGCGCGCCGACGCCAACATCGAGTCCCTCGGCAAGCTCAAGCCGATCATGCGCCACCAGGACCCCGAGGCCACCGTGACCGCCGGGAACGCCAGCGGCCAGAACGACGGCGCCGCCGCGTGCCTGGTGACCACCCCGGAGCTCGCCGCGGACCTCGGCCTGCGCCCCTTCGCCCGCCTGGTCAGCTGGTCGGTCTCCGGTGTCGAACCCGCCCGCATGGGCCTGGGCCCGGTCCCGGCCACGGCGCGCGCGCTGGAGCGCGCGGGCCTCACCCTCGCCGACATCGACCTGATCGAGCTCAACGAGGCGTTCGCGGCCCAGGTCATCGCGGTCACCCGGGAGTGGGGCTTCAAGGACACCGACTGGGACCGCACCAACGTCAGCGGCTCCGGCATTTCCCTGGGACACCCGCTCGGCGCGACGGGTGGGCGGGTCCTGGCGACGCTGCTCCACGGCCTGCGCCGGGTCGACGGGCGGTACGGGCTGGAGACGATGTGCATCGGCGGGGGCCAGGGCCTCGCGGCGGTGTTCGAGCGGCTCTGA
- a CDS encoding amino-acid N-acetyltransferase: MNPLVRRARVTDVRAMKAVIDTYVGKVLLAKALVTLYEDIQEFWVAEVDGELVGCGALHVLWEDIAEIRTIAVAPSARGKGVGHILARQLIEVARELGLGRIFVLTFETEFFAGHGFVAIDGTPVSPEVYAEMRRSMDEGVAEFLDLEYVKPNTLGNTRMLLKL, translated from the coding sequence GTGAACCCCCTGGTACGGCGGGCGCGGGTGACCGATGTCCGCGCCATGAAGGCAGTCATCGACACCTACGTCGGCAAGGTCCTGCTCGCCAAGGCGCTGGTGACGCTCTACGAGGACATCCAGGAGTTCTGGGTGGCCGAGGTGGACGGCGAGCTGGTCGGCTGCGGCGCGCTGCACGTGCTGTGGGAGGACATCGCCGAGATCCGCACCATCGCGGTGGCGCCGAGCGCGCGCGGCAAGGGGGTCGGGCACATCCTGGCCCGCCAGCTGATCGAGGTCGCCCGCGAGCTGGGCCTCGGCCGGATCTTCGTGCTCACCTTCGAGACCGAGTTCTTCGCCGGGCACGGGTTCGTGGCCATCGACGGGACCCCGGTGAGTCCGGAGGTCTACGCCGAGATGCGCCGGTCGATGGACGAGGGCGTGGCGGAGTTCCTGGACCTGGAGTACGTCAAGCCCAACACCCTGGGCAACACGAGGATGCTTCTCAAGCTCTGA
- a CDS encoding MerR family transcriptional regulator yields the protein MGRDTALTVEQLAAEAGLPTSTIRMYQTKGLLHAPRRRGRTARYDSTHVERLGLVHRLQQRGFSLTAIAELIAARDLGARVGDVLGLDGTGGPDDWVPLRVGELLSTAPARQLKPTLVARATRTGLLRWRRGWPHTRRWSAEAGMRLTRLGVPQVEMLDAFDRVHAASAEIAADFTALFEKHLWPSLAAHAAEEDQLEQVRALLLELTETAQSVVAGALREAIRTAAETFAAEQDLLPDDGDAPWASHTPPVLVRPDDEPDDPAPSDAEIQCFLDEIVQSPDGPDEHSGRSTGVPGADQGGPQG from the coding sequence GTGGGACGGGACACCGCGCTGACCGTCGAGCAGCTCGCCGCCGAGGCGGGACTGCCGACGAGCACGATCCGCATGTACCAGACGAAGGGCCTGCTGCACGCGCCGCGGCGGCGGGGCCGAACGGCCCGCTACGACAGCACGCACGTCGAGCGGCTGGGTCTGGTGCACCGGTTGCAGCAGCGCGGCTTCTCCCTGACCGCGATAGCCGAGCTCATCGCCGCGCGAGACCTGGGGGCCCGCGTCGGCGATGTGCTCGGCCTCGACGGGACCGGCGGACCGGACGACTGGGTGCCGCTGCGGGTCGGCGAACTGCTCTCGACCGCGCCCGCCAGGCAGCTCAAGCCCACCCTGGTCGCGCGGGCGACCAGGACCGGGCTGCTGCGCTGGCGCCGCGGCTGGCCGCACACCCGGCGGTGGTCGGCGGAGGCGGGCATGCGGTTGACCCGCCTCGGCGTGCCGCAAGTCGAGATGCTCGACGCCTTCGACCGGGTGCACGCCGCGAGCGCCGAGATCGCCGCGGACTTCACCGCGCTGTTCGAGAAGCACCTGTGGCCGTCGCTGGCCGCCCACGCCGCCGAGGAAGACCAACTGGAGCAGGTCCGCGCCCTGCTGCTCGAGCTCACCGAGACCGCCCAGTCGGTGGTGGCGGGCGCGTTGCGCGAGGCCATCCGCACCGCGGCCGAGACCTTCGCCGCGGAGCAGGACCTGCTGCCAGACGACGGCGACGCGCCGTGGGCGAGCCACACGCCGCCGGTGCTGGTGCGGCCGGACGACGAACCGGACGACCCGGCGCCCAGCGACGCCGAGATCCAGTGCTTCCTCGACGAGATCGTCCAGTCCCCCGACGGGCCCGACGAGCACAGTGGACGATCCACAGGGGTCCCCGGCGCGGACCAAGGGGGACCTCAGGGTTGA
- a CDS encoding phospholipase: MPNSTLRRFGRGVVTTIAVSAALVTGAGVAAADLSQAQLRSTTDSYLFSQSLNQFQTTRANRPYATQLDWSSDGCSNSPDNPFGFTFVKACYRHDFGYRNYKKQGRFTETTRLSIDNNFKTDLYTICAGNWSCNRTADVYYAAVRQFGNS, from the coding sequence GTGCCCAACTCCACCCTCCGCCGCTTCGGCCGCGGTGTCGTCACCACGATCGCCGTGAGCGCCGCCCTGGTCACCGGGGCGGGCGTCGCCGCAGCCGACCTGAGCCAGGCGCAGCTGCGGTCGACCACCGACAGCTACCTGTTCTCCCAGAGCCTGAACCAGTTCCAGACCACGCGGGCCAACCGGCCGTACGCCACCCAGCTGGACTGGTCCTCCGACGGGTGCTCCAACTCCCCCGACAACCCGTTCGGCTTCACCTTCGTGAAGGCCTGCTACCGGCACGACTTCGGCTACCGCAACTACAAGAAGCAGGGCCGGTTCACCGAGACCACGCGCCTGTCGATCGACAACAACTTCAAGACCGACCTGTACACGATCTGCGCGGGCAACTGGTCGTGCAACCGCACCGCGGACGTCTACTACGCGGCGGTCCGCCAGTTCGGCAACAGCTGA
- a CDS encoding DUF5684 domain-containing protein, whose amino-acid sequence MDPYDYNYTTTAEFPWGVFIGAMVVGLAFAVIGVVAMWKVYTKAGQPGWAAIVPFYNTYVLLKIVGRPGWWLLLLFIPLVNVVILIIVMIDLAKAFGKDGGFAVVLILFSFIGLLILAFGSARYVGPVADPAFAGGHGPGGGYPQQGGYQQPGSPVQPGYPQQGGYQQPGYPVQGGYPQQGYPQQQGYPQQGGHQQPGYPQQGGYPQQGGYPQQGGHPQQPYGG is encoded by the coding sequence GTGGACCCGTACGACTACAACTACACCACCACGGCCGAGTTCCCGTGGGGCGTGTTCATCGGCGCCATGGTGGTCGGCCTGGCGTTCGCCGTCATCGGCGTCGTCGCGATGTGGAAGGTCTACACCAAGGCCGGGCAGCCCGGCTGGGCGGCGATCGTGCCGTTCTACAACACCTACGTGCTGCTCAAGATCGTTGGGCGACCGGGCTGGTGGCTGCTGCTGCTGTTCATCCCGCTGGTCAACGTCGTGATCCTGATCATCGTGATGATCGACCTGGCGAAGGCGTTCGGCAAGGACGGCGGCTTCGCCGTGGTGCTCATCCTGTTCAGCTTCATCGGCCTGCTGATCCTGGCGTTCGGCAGCGCGCGGTATGTGGGCCCGGTCGCCGACCCGGCCTTCGCGGGCGGCCACGGCCCCGGCGGCGGCTACCCGCAGCAGGGTGGCTACCAGCAGCCCGGCTCCCCTGTCCAGCCCGGTTACCCGCAGCAAGGTGGCTACCAGCAGCCCGGCTACCCGGTCCAGGGCGGTTACCCGCAGCAGGGTTACCCGCAGCAGCAGGGATACCCCCAGCAGGGCGGGCACCAGCAGCCCGGGTATCCCCAGCAGGGCGGTTACCCGCAGCAAGGGGGCTACCCGCAGCAGGGTGGCCACCCCCAGCAGCCCTACGGCGGCTGA
- a CDS encoding FtsK/SpoIIIE family DNA translocase has product MASRTTTAKGKGGPRKPAASRPPAKRTPAARKAPPPSKGVLAAAWGLLAKGAGSLVRAIGRTKELDPAHRRDGIGFALVALGVILGAAVWWHVGKVGGYLEDGVRTVLGAMTVAMPLLLFVLGVAMMRTDPQPEKRPRYTVGSLLVVLALLGVLHVFAGQPVDNDGRMYAGGALGYLSGGLLAKGVTAWVAIPVLFLLLGFGVLVFTGTRIRDVPTRLRDLGRDPSEADAEGADLFGDEPELVEPPLKPRKAPRRKAADQAADPAEQPTLPLDEPAPVKPARKRPVEVKETPQVVDPKPDQDTISVTRTVEGDYKLPDPGLLVAGDAPKARSKANDTMIEAITGVLDQFSIDAQVTGFTRGPTVTRYEVELGPGVKVEKITALTKNIAYAVATDNVRLLAPIPGKSAVGIEVPNADREMVRLGDVLRSSTAMGDGHPMVVGLGKDIEGHMITANLAKMPHLLCAGSTGSGKSSFVNSMLVSLLARATPDEVRMILIDPKMVELTPYEGIPHLITPIITQPKKAAAALTWLVEEMEQRYQDMQVNRVRHIDDFNKKVKSGEITAPPGSEREYRPYPYILAIVDELADLMMTAPRDVEDAIVRITQKARAAGIHLVLATQRPSVDVVTGLIKTNVPSRLAFATSSLTDSRVILDQPGAEKLIGMGDGLYLPMGAAKPVRVQGAYVSDEEIADIVAFTKEQAQPDYTDGVTAAKPGEAKEIDPDIGDDLELLVQATELIVTSQFGSTSMLQRKLRVGFAKAGRLMDLLETRGVVGPSEGSKAREVLIKPDELENVLWTLRGGPSAVDDDPE; this is encoded by the coding sequence ATGGCGAGCCGGACGACGACAGCGAAGGGCAAGGGCGGGCCGCGCAAACCCGCCGCCTCCCGCCCCCCGGCCAAGCGCACCCCCGCCGCTCGCAAGGCACCACCGCCGAGCAAGGGCGTCCTGGCCGCGGCCTGGGGCCTGCTCGCCAAGGGCGCTGGCTCGCTGGTCCGCGCGATCGGTCGCACCAAGGAGCTCGACCCGGCGCACCGCCGGGACGGCATCGGGTTCGCCCTGGTCGCCCTCGGGGTGATCCTCGGCGCCGCCGTGTGGTGGCACGTCGGCAAGGTCGGCGGCTACCTCGAGGACGGCGTGCGGACCGTGCTCGGCGCGATGACCGTGGCGATGCCGCTGCTGCTGTTCGTCCTCGGTGTCGCGATGATGCGCACCGACCCGCAGCCGGAGAAGCGCCCCCGCTACACCGTCGGCTCGCTGCTCGTGGTGCTCGCCCTGCTCGGTGTGCTGCACGTGTTCGCTGGTCAGCCGGTCGACAACGACGGCAGGATGTACGCGGGCGGCGCGCTGGGCTACCTGTCGGGCGGGCTGCTGGCCAAGGGCGTCACCGCGTGGGTCGCGATCCCGGTGCTGTTCCTGCTGCTGGGCTTCGGTGTGCTGGTGTTCACCGGCACCCGGATCCGCGACGTGCCCACCCGGCTGCGCGACCTCGGCCGCGACCCGAGCGAGGCCGATGCCGAGGGCGCCGACCTCTTCGGCGACGAGCCCGAGCTCGTCGAACCCCCGCTCAAGCCGCGCAAGGCCCCGCGCCGCAAGGCCGCCGACCAGGCGGCGGACCCGGCCGAGCAGCCGACGCTGCCGCTCGACGAGCCCGCGCCGGTCAAGCCCGCCCGCAAGCGCCCGGTGGAGGTGAAGGAGACCCCGCAGGTCGTCGACCCCAAGCCGGACCAGGACACCATCTCGGTCACCCGCACCGTCGAGGGCGACTACAAGCTGCCCGACCCCGGCCTGCTCGTCGCCGGGGACGCCCCGAAGGCGCGCAGCAAGGCCAACGACACGATGATCGAGGCGATCACCGGGGTGCTCGACCAGTTCTCCATCGACGCCCAGGTCACCGGCTTCACCCGCGGCCCGACGGTCACCCGCTACGAGGTGGAGCTGGGTCCCGGCGTCAAGGTCGAGAAGATCACCGCGCTGACCAAGAACATCGCCTACGCGGTGGCCACCGACAACGTGCGGTTGCTGGCGCCGATCCCCGGCAAGTCCGCGGTGGGCATCGAGGTGCCCAACGCCGACCGCGAGATGGTCCGCCTCGGCGACGTGCTGCGCTCCTCGACGGCCATGGGCGACGGCCACCCCATGGTGGTGGGCCTCGGCAAGGACATCGAGGGCCACATGATCACCGCGAACCTGGCCAAGATGCCGCACCTGCTGTGCGCGGGCTCCACCGGTTCCGGCAAGTCCAGCTTCGTCAACTCGATGCTGGTCTCGCTGCTGGCCAGGGCCACCCCGGACGAGGTCAGGATGATCCTGATCGACCCCAAGATGGTCGAGCTGACCCCGTACGAGGGCATCCCGCACCTGATCACGCCCATCATCACCCAGCCCAAGAAGGCCGCCGCCGCGCTGACCTGGCTGGTCGAGGAGATGGAGCAGCGCTACCAGGACATGCAGGTCAACCGGGTGCGCCACATCGACGACTTCAACAAGAAGGTGAAGTCGGGGGAGATCACCGCGCCGCCGGGCAGCGAGCGCGAGTACCGGCCCTACCCCTACATCCTGGCCATCGTCGACGAGCTGGCCGACCTGATGATGACCGCGCCGCGCGACGTCGAGGACGCGATCGTGCGGATCACCCAGAAGGCGCGGGCGGCGGGCATCCACCTGGTGCTGGCGACCCAGCGGCCCTCGGTGGACGTGGTCACCGGCCTGATCAAGACCAACGTGCCGTCCCGGCTGGCGTTCGCGACCTCGTCGCTGACCGACTCCCGGGTCATCCTCGACCAGCCGGGCGCCGAGAAGCTGATCGGCATGGGCGACGGGCTGTACCTGCCGATGGGCGCGGCCAAGCCGGTCCGGGTGCAGGGCGCCTACGTCAGCGACGAGGAGATCGCCGACATCGTGGCGTTCACCAAGGAGCAGGCGCAGCCGGACTACACCGACGGCGTCACCGCCGCCAAGCCGGGCGAGGCCAAGGAGATCGACCCGGACATCGGCGACGATCTCGAGCTGCTGGTGCAGGCCACCGAGCTGATCGTCACCTCGCAGTTCGGCTCGACCTCGATGCTGCAGCGCAAGCTGCGGGTCGGCTTCGCCAAGGCGGGTCGGTTGATGGACCTGCTGGAGACCAGGGGCGTGGTCGGGCCTTCGGAGGGCTCCAAGGCCCGCGAGGTGCTGATCAAGCCGGACGAGCTGGAGAACGTGCTGTGGACGCTCCGGGGTGGACCGTCGGCTGTGGACGACGACCCCGAGTGA
- a CDS encoding lysophospholipid acyltransferase family protein, with translation MSALRSPAPRPSRHPGGPGQTPPVWRAMCAIDTALVRSVGTLEITGEFPAHLRGQPVLVAANHIGMFDPFVMIAAMRAIGLLPRFMLTAGLLDAPVLGYFLRKAGHLRVDRGKANIADAFGRATQALTTASVPLLLYPEGRVSRDPGLWPERGKTGAARMALHGNVPVVTVSQWGAHEAVYWGTEVVNGPADVKPLVTSFFRAVRKRPVFKVHFGDVVDLADLSATKPGDAMRAHARIMRQITDNLVALRPGELDKPHFHDPTRPCDSISPWRS, from the coding sequence ATGTCCGCGCTGCGCAGCCCCGCGCCCCGCCCTTCGCGCCACCCGGGCGGCCCCGGGCAGACCCCGCCGGTGTGGCGGGCGATGTGCGCGATCGACACCGCGCTGGTGCGCTCGGTCGGCACGCTGGAGATCACCGGGGAGTTCCCCGCGCACCTGCGCGGTCAGCCGGTGCTGGTGGCGGCCAACCACATCGGCATGTTCGACCCGTTCGTGATGATCGCCGCGATGCGCGCGATCGGCCTGCTCCCCCGGTTCATGCTGACCGCGGGCCTGCTGGACGCGCCGGTGCTCGGGTACTTCCTGCGCAAGGCGGGGCACCTGCGGGTCGACCGCGGCAAGGCCAACATCGCCGACGCCTTCGGCCGCGCGACCCAGGCGCTGACCACGGCCAGCGTGCCGCTGCTGCTCTACCCCGAAGGCCGCGTCAGCCGGGACCCCGGCCTGTGGCCGGAGCGCGGCAAGACCGGGGCGGCGCGGATGGCGCTGCACGGGAACGTGCCCGTCGTGACGGTGAGCCAGTGGGGCGCGCACGAGGCGGTGTACTGGGGCACGGAGGTCGTGAACGGCCCGGCCGACGTCAAGCCGCTGGTCACGTCGTTCTTCAGGGCCGTGCGCAAGCGCCCGGTGTTCAAGGTCCACTTCGGCGACGTCGTCGACCTGGCCGACCTGTCGGCGACCAAACCCGGTGACGCGATGCGCGCCCACGCCCGGATCATGCGCCAGATCACCGACAACCTGGTCGCCCTGCGCCCCGGCGAGCTGGACAAGCCGCACTTCCACGACCCCACCCGCCCCTGCGACTCGATCAGCCCCTGGCGCTCCTGA
- a CDS encoding EamA family transporter: protein MTTATTTPVRQHRGRGTVFILVASTAFGSSGPLAKPVMQAGFAPEQVAAARAGLAALMLLVGVALVRPRILKVRREHWRVVVAYGLIGVAAVQFLFFVAVSRLPVGVAMLLEYTSPVLVALWVRFVRRVRLPALSWLGTGLALGGLALVAQVWSGLRLDGVGLLAGAGAALCSAGYYLLGEKGAGEQHPIGMVTWGMAVGALGLFVVAPPWRLPFDKFDDTALLGDTAVPIWALLVAVAAISTAIAYALSTSSLRHLPSTVASVLALSEPVVATLLAWTLLGEVLAPAQIVGMVVLLTGAMLVQLAARTPVTPAEPLPTE, encoded by the coding sequence GTGACCACCGCAACGACAACGCCGGTTAGGCAGCACCGCGGTCGCGGGACCGTGTTCATCCTCGTGGCCTCCACCGCTTTCGGCAGTTCCGGCCCGCTGGCCAAGCCGGTGATGCAGGCCGGGTTCGCCCCGGAGCAGGTGGCCGCCGCCCGGGCGGGACTGGCGGCGCTGATGCTGCTGGTCGGGGTGGCGCTGGTGCGGCCGCGGATCCTCAAGGTGCGCCGCGAGCATTGGCGGGTGGTCGTCGCCTACGGGCTCATCGGGGTCGCGGCGGTGCAGTTCCTCTTCTTCGTCGCCGTCTCCCGCCTGCCGGTCGGGGTGGCGATGCTGCTGGAGTACACCTCGCCGGTGTTGGTCGCGCTGTGGGTGCGGTTCGTACGGCGGGTGCGGCTGCCCGCGCTGTCGTGGCTGGGCACCGGGCTGGCGCTGGGCGGGTTGGCCCTGGTCGCGCAGGTGTGGTCGGGGCTGCGGCTGGACGGCGTCGGACTGCTGGCCGGGGCGGGCGCGGCGCTGTGTTCGGCGGGCTACTACCTGCTCGGCGAGAAGGGCGCGGGCGAGCAACACCCGATCGGGATGGTCACCTGGGGCATGGCGGTCGGCGCGCTGGGCCTGTTCGTGGTCGCGCCGCCGTGGCGGCTGCCGTTCGACAAGTTCGACGACACCGCGCTGCTGGGCGACACCGCGGTGCCGATCTGGGCGCTGCTGGTGGCCGTCGCGGCGATCAGCACGGCCATCGCGTACGCCCTGAGCACCAGTTCTCTGCGCCACCTGCCCTCGACGGTGGCCAGCGTGCTCGCCCTCTCCGAGCCGGTGGTGGCCACCCTGCTGGCCTGGACGCTGCTGGGCGAGGTGCTCGCCCCGGCGCAGATCGTGGGCATGGTGGTGCTGCTGACCGGGGCGATGCTGGTCCAACTGGCCGCACGCACCCCTGTCACACCAGCAGAACCACTGCCCACCGAATGA
- a CDS encoding SulP family inorganic anion transporter: protein MGQVRPSGPAHAPPLARASRWLRADARFDLSASLVVFLVAIPLSVGIAAASDAPVMAGLIAAVVGGVVAGSLGGSPLQVSGPAAGLTVVVAELVGQFGWAVTCAITVLAGVLQVALGACRVGRVALAISPTVVHAMLAGIGVTIVLGQLHVLLGGAAEATAWENVRDLPATAGSMNLAAAATGLVVIGLLVLWPRMPAKVRAVPGPLVAIVLVTVTSGLLVLDVAHVALPDDPLSAIQLPQLPEGGQWFAFAVGVATMTIIASVESLLSAVSVDKMRAGHRSDLNRELVGQGGANIASGLLGGLPVTGVIVRSSTNVRAGARTRASAVLHGVWVLLFTVLLVGLVEQVPLAALAGLLIVMGVKLVRPADIAVARKHGDLHVYLVTLGGVVLLDLLQGVLLGLAVSLLGMLRRVVWARVRVRTGDDTDEDGRPRCAVIVEGTLSFLSVPRLSRVLTQVPDGSAVQLELVVDYLDHAAYEHLSGWQRSHEETGGTVAVDEIGSIPRRREGLPRWFSPWSHWQDTDVDERPLIPTQRATGSDHILRPLVAGAREYDRTGAPALRPHLRKLAGSQQPHAVFLTCADSRIVPNVITASGPGDLFTIRNVGNLVPDPGPTGDHSVHAGVLYAVRALAVPTLVVCGHSGCGGMAALLGDRTTLGQDDPMGQWLRWGEPSLSALRDGHPLGERAATDGWSEVDRLAMVNVAVQVDKLQAIPEVANTGVRVVGLFFDIPTGSLLLLDGDRIAPLADTALTG, encoded by the coding sequence ATGGGCCAGGTTCGCCCCAGCGGTCCAGCGCACGCACCCCCGCTGGCGAGGGCCAGCCGCTGGCTGCGCGCAGACGCCCGGTTCGACCTTTCCGCCTCGCTCGTCGTCTTCCTCGTCGCCATCCCGCTGTCGGTCGGCATCGCCGCCGCATCGGACGCCCCGGTCATGGCCGGGCTCATCGCCGCCGTCGTCGGCGGTGTCGTCGCCGGATCGCTCGGCGGTTCCCCACTGCAGGTCAGCGGCCCCGCCGCCGGGTTGACCGTGGTCGTCGCCGAACTGGTCGGCCAATTCGGCTGGGCCGTCACCTGCGCGATCACCGTCCTCGCAGGCGTGCTGCAGGTGGCCCTCGGCGCCTGCCGGGTCGGCCGCGTCGCGCTCGCCATCTCCCCCACCGTCGTCCACGCGATGCTCGCGGGCATCGGCGTGACCATCGTCCTCGGCCAGCTGCACGTCCTGTTGGGCGGCGCGGCGGAGGCGACCGCCTGGGAGAACGTGCGCGACCTGCCCGCCACCGCCGGGTCGATGAACCTGGCCGCGGCGGCCACCGGTCTGGTGGTGATCGGCCTGCTCGTGCTGTGGCCGAGGATGCCCGCCAAGGTGCGCGCCGTGCCGGGACCGCTCGTGGCGATCGTGCTGGTCACGGTGACCAGCGGGCTGCTGGTGCTCGACGTGGCGCACGTGGCGCTGCCCGACGACCCGCTCTCGGCCATCCAGCTCCCGCAGCTGCCCGAGGGCGGCCAGTGGTTCGCCTTCGCCGTGGGCGTGGCAACGATGACGATCATCGCGAGCGTGGAGAGCCTGCTGTCGGCGGTGTCGGTGGACAAGATGCGCGCCGGGCACCGCAGCGACCTCAACCGGGAACTGGTCGGGCAGGGCGGCGCCAACATCGCCTCCGGCCTGCTCGGCGGCCTGCCGGTCACCGGGGTGATCGTGCGCAGCTCCACCAACGTCCGCGCGGGGGCGCGGACCAGGGCCTCGGCGGTGCTGCACGGGGTGTGGGTGCTGCTGTTCACCGTGCTGCTGGTCGGCCTGGTCGAGCAGGTCCCGCTGGCGGCGCTGGCCGGTCTGCTGATCGTGATGGGCGTCAAGCTCGTGCGGCCCGCCGACATCGCCGTCGCCCGCAAGCACGGCGACCTGCACGTGTACCTGGTCACCCTCGGCGGGGTCGTGCTGCTCGACCTGCTGCAGGGGGTGCTGCTCGGGCTGGCGGTGTCGCTGCTGGGCATGCTGCGCCGGGTCGTGTGGGCCAGGGTCCGGGTGCGCACCGGCGACGACACCGACGAGGACGGCCGCCCCCGCTGCGCGGTGATCGTCGAGGGCACGCTGAGCTTCCTGTCGGTGCCCCGGCTGTCGCGGGTGCTCACCCAGGTCCCCGACGGCAGCGCGGTCCAACTGGAACTGGTCGTGGACTACCTCGACCACGCCGCCTACGAACACCTGTCCGGCTGGCAGCGCTCGCACGAGGAGACCGGCGGGACCGTCGCGGTCGACGAGATCGGCAGCATCCCGCGCCGCCGCGAGGGCCTGCCCCGGTGGTTCTCGCCGTGGTCGCACTGGCAGGACACCGACGTGGACGAGCGACCGCTGATCCCGACCCAGCGCGCCACCGGGTCGGACCACATCCTGCGCCCCCTGGTGGCGGGCGCCCGCGAGTACGACCGCACCGGCGCGCCCGCGCTGCGCCCGCACCTGCGCAAGCTCGCGGGCTCGCAGCAGCCGCACGCGGTCTTCCTGACCTGCGCCGACTCGCGCATCGTGCCCAACGTGATCACCGCGTCCGGGCCGGGTGACCTGTTCACCATCCGCAACGTGGGCAACCTGGTGCCCGACCCGGGACCCACCGGCGACCACTCGGTGCACGCGGGCGTGCTCTACGCGGTCCGCGCGCTGGCCGTGCCCACCCTGGTGGTCTGCGGCCACTCCGGCTGCGGCGGGATGGCCGCCCTGCTGGGCGATCGCACCACCCTGGGCCAAGACGACCCCATGGGCCAATGGCTGCGCTGGGGCGAACCGAGCCTGTCCGCCCTGCGCGACGGACACCCCCTCGGCGAACGCGCCGCCACCGACGGCTGGTCGGAGGTCGACCGCCTGGCAATGGTCAACGTGGCCGTCCAGGTCGACAAGCTCCAAGCGATCCCCGAAGTCGCCAACACCGGCGTCCGCGTGGTCGGCCTCTTCTTCGACATCCCCACCGGCTCCCTCCTCCTGCTCGACGGCGACCGCATAGCCCCCCTCGCCGACACCGCCCTCACCGGCTGA